Part of the Paludisphaera borealis genome, GGAATCTGATCGACGGCATGGACGGCCTGGCGTCGGGCGTCGGCCTCCTGGTCAGCGGCACGCTGACCCTCGTCGCGATCCACAACGAAAACGTCGAGGTCGCCATCCTGGCGGTCTCGCTGGCCGGCAGCCTGGCCGGCTTCTTGCTCTACAACTGGCACCCCGCCTGCATCTTCCTGGGCGACAGCGGCGCGCTGTTGATCGGACTCTTGATCGGCGTCGTCGGGGTGCAAGGGTCGCTCAAGGGGCCGTCGGCGATTTCGATCCTGTTCCCGATCCTGGCGATGGGGCTGCCGATCTCCGACACCGCCATGGCCATCTTCCGGCGCTGGGTGCGGAACCTGCCGATGAGCGCCGCCGACCGCCGCCACGTGCATCACCTGCTGATCGGCCTGGGGCTCAACCCCCGGCAGGCGGCGCTTTTGCTCTACTGCTTCTCAAGCTTCCTGTGCGGGGCCGTGCTCCTGGGCGTCGCCCTGCGGAGCGAGTTCCTGGCGCTGGCGATGGGGCTCTCGGGATGCCTGGCGTTTCTGGTCGTCGTGACCAGCCGGCGCGACGAGCTGGCCAACCTGCGGGGCGACTTCAACGAGCGGATCGCCCGCGGCCGACAAGAGCGGCAGGCGGCCAAGCTGACGTGGGAAGCGATCCAGCGGATGGAACTTTGCGATTCGCCCACGGCCGCGTTCGCGATCATGGAGCGGACGGCCGAGGATCTGGGCTGCGACCGGATCCGGATCGAATGCGCCGACGCGGCCTGGGGCGAGACCCGCGTGCTGAACGACGCGGCCGACGGCGACCTCTCGGGCTGCGGCGCCGTCTTCCGGCTGTCCTGCGCCAAGGGGTTGTCGATCACCGTCGGCGTCGACCTCGGCCACGACATGGTCCTCGCGACCGACATCGTCTTCCGCTATCTGCAACGCCTGGGCCAGAGCCTCGGCGAGCGTCTGGACGAGCTGGCGGCCGACGACGAGCCCGAGCCAGAAGAAACCGCCGAGCCCTGGCGGGCCGACGCCGCGACCGCCCTGGCCGAAATAGAGACCGCGTCCGCCAACCGGCCGCGCGTCGCTTTCCCGTTGACGTTCGCCCGCAACCTGGGCCGGCGACTGCGATTCGTGAAGCGGGTCGCCCCGCCGATCGCCGGTCCCGCCGGCCTGGCT contains:
- a CDS encoding MraY family glycosyltransferase, encoding MVISNGYLMIFAFAMMGCVLTTPLVTHFAGWVGAIDKPDQFRRIHLGAIPRLGGLGLAMGIGAGVLLPHISGWSTRINLNLPDLTHEWSILIAALIVLTVGFIDDTRSLGPRVKLLGQAAAVMALYVGGIRIDRIDVLGLALDLGHPSFQFTALGLPIDLAPASLAVTMFWFLGCMNVWNLIDGMDGLASGVGLLVSGTLTLVAIHNENVEVAILAVSLAGSLAGFLLYNWHPACIFLGDSGALLIGLLIGVVGVQGSLKGPSAISILFPILAMGLPISDTAMAIFRRWVRNLPMSAADRRHVHHLLIGLGLNPRQAALLLYCFSSFLCGAVLLGVALRSEFLALAMGLSGCLAFLVVVTSRRDELANLRGDFNERIARGRQERQAAKLTWEAIQRMELCDSPTAAFAIMERTAEDLGCDRIRIECADAAWGETRVLNDAADGDLSGCGAVFRLSCAKGLSITVGVDLGHDMVLATDIVFRYLQRLGQSLGERLDELAADDEPEPEETAEPWRADAATALAEIETASANRPRVAFPLTFARNLGRRLRFVKRVAPPIAGPAGLARR